A DNA window from Haloactinospora alba contains the following coding sequences:
- a CDS encoding ComEA family DNA-binding protein, translating into MSLLHRNAEAADATALQRLYSLVPDGAEAPHTGAATESDPPAQQDPTLTHDVPIPPPPYVRTGDSDSGRPVSEPDVAVVSRPCESAEPTSATSVAETPPEAGTGRPGAEPPPPGYLDVSDLPHGRARLRELAERFLPGSGERPGLTRSGLYVLLGVCAVAMVVTAWFTLRAHPDPEPVDGGRNTGKPSPAPDTGLSPHTGSQRESPEPTGDLVVHVGGDVDEPGVYTLPTGSRVADAVDAAGGPVAGADSGTLNLARPLVDGEQILLGATPAPAPEAPGPAVGGKDGTAPLDLNTATAQQLQELPGVGPVLAERIVGHREENGGFTSVEQLHEVSGIGEARFSDISELVRVSGTG; encoded by the coding sequence ATGTCGCTCCTGCACAGGAACGCGGAGGCCGCTGACGCCACAGCGCTGCAGCGGCTGTACTCGCTTGTTCCGGACGGTGCCGAGGCGCCGCACACGGGCGCCGCAACGGAATCGGACCCGCCGGCGCAACAGGACCCCACCCTGACGCACGACGTGCCCATACCCCCGCCTCCCTACGTCCGCACCGGCGACAGCGACAGCGGCCGCCCCGTGTCCGAGCCTGACGTTGCCGTCGTGTCCCGCCCCTGCGAGAGCGCGGAACCGACGTCCGCCACGAGCGTCGCCGAGACCCCGCCGGAGGCGGGAACCGGCCGGCCGGGTGCAGAACCCCCACCTCCCGGCTATCTCGACGTCAGCGACCTTCCCCACGGTCGCGCCCGGCTGCGGGAACTCGCCGAGCGGTTCCTCCCCGGCAGCGGTGAACGCCCCGGACTGACCAGAAGCGGTCTGTACGTCCTCCTCGGCGTGTGCGCCGTAGCCATGGTCGTCACCGCGTGGTTCACCCTCCGCGCGCATCCGGATCCGGAGCCCGTGGACGGGGGCCGCAACACCGGGAAACCGTCTCCCGCACCGGATACGGGACTGTCGCCCCACACGGGCTCACAGCGGGAGTCCCCCGAACCCACCGGGGACCTCGTCGTGCACGTGGGCGGGGATGTCGACGAACCCGGCGTGTACACCCTGCCCACCGGGTCGAGAGTCGCCGACGCGGTCGACGCTGCCGGTGGCCCCGTGGCCGGAGCGGACAGCGGCACGCTGAACCTGGCACGCCCGCTCGTGGACGGTGAACAGATCCTGCTCGGCGCCACACCCGCCCCCGCACCTGAGGCCCCCGGGCCGGCAGTGGGCGGCAAGGACGGCACCGCCCCGCTCGACCTCAACACCGCGACAGCGCAGCAACTCCAGGAACTTCCCGGTGTGGGGCCCGTACTCGCGGAACGCATCGTCGGCCATCGTGAGGAGAACGGCGGGTTCACCAGCGTGGAACAGCTGCACGAGGTCAGTGGCATAGGCGAGGCGCGGTTCTCTGACATAAGCGAACTGGTCCGGGTGAGTGGGACGGGTTGA
- a CDS encoding ComEC/Rec2 family competence protein encodes MPSDLRLVLPSVGTWLCSAFVLGAGTRTAVATAVSLLALSLAVPLLAWGLRRRHHGTRWVLPALAVTVCAAAGALATGGRLAGVDSSPVPELAEQEADVGLRVEVTRDPRPRAEPNIPGRDEYVVQARTEWVEVDGERVRSRVPVVLLAPGEDWSELLPGHPVRLRGTIVPAEEGLVAGLVLVRGPPAGVGEPNWPQTWAGEVRSRLREAAATLPEPADGLLPAVVVGDVAELGEGTEANFRATGMTHLLTVSGANLAVLTGAVLALGRWFRWPPWLVAGAGSGMIAVFVLVARAEPSVLRSAVMGGIALLALALGRQRAGIASLAAAVLGLVLFDPALSRSYGFALSVLATGGIMVLAPRWRDRWSARIPRWLAEAVAVALAAHVACAPVLVLLSAEFSWVAVPANVLTGPFMPVATVGGFVVAGVALLWPAAAAFVAWVPGSVVLWTGVVAAVGARVPRGALPWRDDPLGALGLGTVLLVLLYAGGRFRRVLAALLAAVGVTAVVTVWIVPPWPPAGWAVVACDVGQGDALVLHVAEDRAVVVDTGPAPLAVDRCLTDLGVRDVPLLVLSHGDADHTGGITGVLSGRRVGSVLAPRLPSGSEAVRTLDGAGVSWRTAASGQRWRVGPWELEVLWPPPGTDGQDNEASVVLLARGEHGPDAGPVSVLLTGDIEREQQRVLLGTREIREVDVLKTPHHGAGGQEPKFLAAARPRVTLTSAGKDNPYGHPAPATWRLLGALTKANYRTDEHGDIAVVPQADGMAVTWRGRQR; translated from the coding sequence GTGCCGTCAGACCTCCGTCTGGTGCTGCCGTCCGTGGGAACATGGCTGTGTAGCGCTTTCGTGCTCGGGGCGGGGACGCGAACGGCGGTGGCCACCGCCGTGTCCCTCCTCGCTCTTTCCCTGGCGGTGCCGCTCCTGGCATGGGGACTGCGTCGGCGCCACCACGGGACACGGTGGGTACTGCCCGCACTGGCCGTGACAGTGTGCGCGGCCGCCGGTGCTCTGGCCACGGGAGGACGCCTGGCCGGGGTCGACTCCAGTCCTGTTCCGGAACTGGCCGAACAGGAGGCGGACGTCGGCCTCCGCGTCGAGGTCACACGCGACCCGCGCCCCCGCGCCGAACCCAACATCCCCGGGCGTGACGAGTACGTCGTCCAAGCCCGGACCGAATGGGTGGAGGTCGACGGTGAACGCGTGCGTTCCCGGGTCCCCGTCGTGCTGCTGGCTCCGGGAGAGGATTGGAGCGAGCTGTTGCCCGGCCACCCCGTCCGGTTACGCGGCACGATCGTTCCCGCTGAGGAGGGATTGGTCGCCGGTCTGGTCCTGGTGCGCGGACCGCCCGCCGGAGTGGGGGAGCCCAACTGGCCACAGACGTGGGCGGGTGAGGTGCGTTCGCGGTTACGCGAAGCGGCGGCTACGCTCCCCGAACCCGCGGACGGCCTTCTTCCCGCTGTTGTCGTGGGGGACGTCGCCGAACTGGGGGAGGGGACGGAGGCGAACTTTCGCGCCACCGGCATGACCCATCTCCTCACTGTTTCGGGAGCCAACCTCGCGGTGCTTACCGGCGCCGTGCTCGCACTGGGGCGTTGGTTCCGCTGGCCGCCGTGGCTCGTGGCCGGTGCGGGGTCGGGGATGATCGCCGTGTTCGTTCTGGTGGCCCGTGCCGAACCCAGCGTTCTGCGTTCCGCCGTCATGGGAGGAATCGCGCTGCTGGCGCTGGCGTTGGGCCGCCAGCGGGCGGGGATCGCCTCACTGGCGGCCGCGGTGCTGGGCCTGGTGCTGTTCGACCCGGCTCTTTCCCGCTCCTACGGGTTCGCGTTGTCAGTGCTGGCGACGGGCGGAATCATGGTGCTCGCTCCACGATGGCGCGACCGGTGGTCAGCCCGGATACCCCGCTGGTTGGCCGAGGCCGTCGCCGTCGCTCTCGCCGCGCACGTCGCTTGTGCGCCGGTTCTGGTTCTGCTGTCGGCCGAGTTCAGTTGGGTCGCCGTACCCGCCAACGTGCTGACCGGGCCGTTCATGCCGGTCGCCACGGTCGGAGGGTTCGTCGTCGCCGGTGTGGCACTGCTGTGGCCGGCCGCCGCCGCGTTCGTGGCCTGGGTCCCCGGAAGCGTCGTCCTGTGGACGGGCGTTGTCGCCGCGGTGGGAGCCCGCGTTCCGCGCGGAGCTCTTCCCTGGCGGGACGACCCGCTCGGTGCCCTCGGGCTGGGAACGGTGCTTCTCGTTCTCCTCTACGCGGGCGGGCGTTTCCGGAGAGTGCTGGCAGCGCTGCTCGCCGCCGTGGGCGTCACCGCAGTGGTGACCGTGTGGATCGTCCCACCCTGGCCACCCGCCGGTTGGGCGGTCGTGGCCTGCGACGTCGGACAGGGGGACGCGCTCGTGCTCCACGTCGCCGAGGACCGGGCGGTCGTGGTCGACACCGGACCGGCCCCGCTCGCGGTCGACCGCTGCCTCACCGACCTGGGAGTACGCGACGTGCCCCTGCTGGTGCTGAGCCACGGGGACGCGGACCACACCGGCGGAATCACGGGCGTGCTCTCCGGACGCAGGGTCGGTTCCGTCCTTGCTCCCCGGCTGCCCTCCGGTTCGGAAGCAGTGCGGACTCTGGACGGCGCGGGCGTTTCGTGGCGGACCGCCGCCAGCGGGCAGCGTTGGCGGGTCGGGCCGTGGGAGCTGGAGGTGCTGTGGCCGCCTCCCGGAACCGACGGACAGGACAACGAGGCCAGCGTCGTCCTGCTCGCGCGCGGGGAACACGGCCCGGACGCGGGTCCGGTCAGCGTTCTGCTCACCGGTGACATCGAACGCGAGCAGCAGCGTGTCCTCCTGGGAACCCGGGAGATCCGGGAGGTGGACGTGCTGAAGACCCCCCACCACGGGGCCGGGGGCCAGGAGCCGAAGTTCCTCGCAGCGGCCCGACCGCGGGTCACACTCACCTCTGCCGGGAAGGACAACCCCTACGGCCATCCGGCCCCCGCGACGTGGAGGCTGCTGGGGGCGTTGACCAAAGCCAACTACCGGACGGACGAACACGGTGACATCGCGGTCGTCCCGCAGGCCGACGGTATGGCTGTGACATGGCGGGGTCGGCAGCGGTGA
- a CDS encoding phosphotransferase gives MEYRDFRLALWEDPVQRDEVTSWVEERLAERGVRLLPQPPRVRVRPWSSTARFASTAGPVWFKANAPGSEFEAALVGALRSWVPGRVLSPWGVDAKRGWTLLPEGGTALRDQMVSLDDTPVWEGMLASYAELQRCLSSSGRVRDLVALDVPDLRPGNVDRHVGSFLTAPGVARALGNDHKELEQRRSRIAADSATLREGPLPCSLDHTDLHVGNVFLTEGGYRFFDWGDAAVAHPLGSLLVPLRFLRGEVGNDTRALERLRDAYLEPWTATAPVHELRRLVAPALRLGAVARAVAWSRAFPELLPQTAETQNHNIAYWLRTAAGMDDGPL, from the coding sequence GTGGAGTACCGTGACTTTCGCCTCGCGCTGTGGGAGGACCCCGTCCAGCGCGACGAGGTGACGTCCTGGGTTGAGGAGCGCCTGGCCGAGCGTGGTGTGCGGCTCCTGCCGCAGCCGCCGCGGGTGCGTGTCCGCCCCTGGTCGAGCACGGCACGGTTCGCCTCCACGGCCGGCCCGGTGTGGTTCAAGGCCAACGCTCCCGGATCCGAGTTCGAGGCCGCGCTCGTCGGTGCTCTGCGCTCCTGGGTGCCGGGGCGCGTCCTTTCCCCGTGGGGGGTCGACGCCAAGCGCGGCTGGACCCTGCTTCCCGAGGGCGGGACGGCGCTGCGCGACCAGATGGTGTCGTTGGACGACACACCGGTGTGGGAGGGAATGCTCGCCTCCTACGCCGAGCTGCAACGGTGCCTGAGCTCCAGCGGCCGTGTTCGCGACCTGGTCGCTCTCGACGTCCCTGACCTGCGTCCCGGGAACGTCGACCGGCATGTGGGTTCCTTCCTCACCGCTCCGGGAGTCGCCCGCGCCCTGGGAAACGACCACAAGGAACTGGAACAGCGACGGTCCCGGATCGCCGCCGACAGCGCGACGCTGCGGGAGGGGCCCCTCCCCTGCTCGCTCGATCACACCGACCTGCACGTGGGAAACGTGTTCCTCACGGAGGGCGGGTACCGGTTCTTCGACTGGGGGGACGCCGCTGTCGCCCACCCGTTGGGAAGCCTGCTGGTTCCCCTGCGTTTCCTCCGCGGAGAGGTCGGAAACGACACTCGTGCCCTCGAGCGCCTCCGGGACGCGTACCTGGAGCCGTGGACCGCCACCGCGCCGGTCCACGAGCTGCGCCGCCTCGTTGCGCCCGCCCTGCGTCTGGGCGCCGTCGCCCGGGCGGTCGCCTGGAGCCGGGCTTTCCCCGAACTCCTCCCTCAGACGGCCGAGACGCAGAACCACAACATCGCCTACTGGTTACGGACCGCTGCCGGTATGGACGACGGTCCGCTCTGA
- the rpsT gene encoding 30S ribosomal protein S20 — protein MPNIKQQIKRDRQNKERHMRNKAVKSSLKTAIRKFRRAADAGDVERATALQRSAARQLDKAVSKGVIHKNQAANRKSGIAKRLEKLQSTK, from the coding sequence ATGCCCAACATCAAGCAGCAGATTAAGCGCGATCGGCAGAACAAAGAGCGTCACATGCGGAACAAGGCGGTGAAGTCGTCGCTGAAGACGGCGATCCGCAAGTTCCGCCGGGCCGCCGATGCCGGGGATGTCGAACGCGCCACCGCTCTGCAGCGTTCCGCTGCGCGCCAGCTTGACAAGGCCGTTAGCAAGGGCGTTATCCACAAGAACCAGGCGGCCAACCGGAAGAGCGGCATCGCCAAGCGTCTGGAGAAGCTGCAGAGCACCAAGTGA
- the lepA gene encoding translation elongation factor 4, which translates to MPQPNATDPALIRNFCIIAHIDHGKSTLADRMLQLTGVVENRRMREQYLDRMDIERERGITIKSQAVRLPFTALDDQTYYLNLIDTPGHVDFSYEVSRSLAACEGAILLVDAAQGIEAQTLANLYLALEHDLAIIPVLNKIDLPAAQPEKYAAELAGIIGCDPSDVLRVSAKTGDGIEEVLNEIVRTVPPPVGAADAPARAMIFDSVYDTYRGVITYIRVVDGRIGSRERIKMMSSGAAHETLEVGIISPEPTRVDGLGVGEVGYIITGVKNVRQSRVGDTITTASNGADEMLPGYQDPKPMVFSGLYPIDGSDYPVLRDALEKLQLNDAALTFEAENSGALGFGFRCGFLGLLHLEITRARLEREYGLDLISTAPNVVYQVFMEDGTEVTVTNPSEFPEGKVGEIHEPVIKATLLTPADFVGPIMELCQGRRGTLDGMDYLSEDRVEMRYTLPLAEIVFDFYDQLKSKTKGYASLDYESSGEQISSLVKVDILLQGEIVDAFSAIVHKDKAYSYGAEMAKKLRELIPRQQFEVPVQAAIGSKIIARETIRAMRKDVLSKCYGGDITRKRKLLERQKEGKKKMKTVGRVDIPQEAFISALSTDEGSEQEKDSKKK; encoded by the coding sequence GTGCCACAGCCAAACGCGACCGATCCCGCGCTGATTCGCAACTTCTGCATCATCGCGCACATCGATCATGGCAAGTCGACACTGGCCGACCGGATGCTCCAGTTGACTGGCGTGGTCGAGAACCGGCGCATGCGTGAGCAGTACCTGGACCGGATGGATATCGAGCGCGAGCGCGGTATCACCATCAAGTCGCAGGCGGTCCGGTTGCCGTTCACCGCCCTTGACGACCAGACGTACTACCTCAACCTGATCGACACACCCGGTCACGTCGATTTCAGCTACGAGGTGTCCCGCTCGCTCGCCGCGTGTGAGGGCGCCATCCTGTTGGTGGACGCTGCCCAGGGGATCGAGGCGCAGACGCTGGCCAACCTCTACCTGGCGTTGGAGCACGACCTCGCGATCATCCCCGTGCTGAACAAGATCGACCTCCCCGCCGCGCAACCGGAGAAGTACGCTGCCGAGCTGGCCGGGATCATCGGCTGCGACCCCTCGGACGTGCTGCGGGTGAGCGCGAAGACCGGGGACGGCATCGAGGAGGTCCTCAACGAGATCGTGCGGACCGTCCCGCCGCCGGTGGGAGCGGCCGACGCTCCGGCACGGGCGATGATCTTCGACTCGGTCTACGACACCTACCGGGGGGTCATCACCTACATCCGGGTGGTGGACGGCAGGATCGGAAGCCGGGAACGTATCAAGATGATGTCGAGCGGCGCCGCCCACGAGACGCTGGAAGTGGGCATCATCTCACCGGAGCCCACCCGGGTGGACGGCCTCGGGGTCGGAGAGGTCGGCTACATCATCACCGGGGTGAAGAACGTCCGCCAGTCGCGGGTGGGCGACACCATCACCACGGCCAGCAACGGCGCCGACGAGATGCTGCCGGGGTACCAGGACCCCAAACCCATGGTGTTCTCCGGTCTCTACCCGATCGACGGCAGCGACTACCCGGTGCTGCGCGACGCGCTGGAGAAACTCCAGCTCAACGATGCGGCGCTGACGTTCGAGGCGGAGAACTCGGGGGCACTGGGCTTCGGTTTCCGGTGCGGTTTCCTCGGGTTGCTGCACCTGGAGATCACCAGGGCGCGTCTGGAGCGGGAGTACGGACTCGACCTGATATCCACCGCTCCCAACGTGGTCTACCAGGTGTTCATGGAGGACGGTACCGAGGTCACCGTCACCAACCCCAGTGAGTTCCCCGAGGGCAAAGTCGGAGAGATACACGAGCCCGTCATCAAGGCGACCCTGTTGACGCCGGCGGACTTCGTGGGTCCCATCATGGAGCTGTGCCAGGGGCGGCGGGGCACCCTGGACGGCATGGACTACCTCTCCGAGGACCGGGTGGAGATGCGCTACACCCTGCCACTCGCCGAGATCGTGTTCGACTTCTACGACCAGCTGAAGTCCAAGACCAAGGGGTATGCGTCCCTGGACTACGAGTCCTCCGGGGAACAGATCTCCAGCCTGGTCAAGGTGGACATCCTGTTGCAGGGGGAGATCGTGGACGCGTTCTCCGCGATCGTGCACAAGGACAAGGCCTACTCCTACGGCGCGGAGATGGCCAAGAAACTGCGTGAACTCATCCCGCGTCAGCAGTTCGAGGTCCCGGTCCAGGCCGCCATCGGCTCCAAGATCATCGCCCGGGAGACCATCCGCGCCATGCGCAAGGACGTCCTGTCCAAGTGTTACGGCGGCGACATCACCCGTAAGCGCAAGCTGCTGGAACGCCAGAAGGAAGGCAAGAAGAAGATGAAGACCGTGGGGCGGGTCGACATCCCCCAGGAGGCCTTCATCTCGGCGCTGTCCACCGACGAGGGCAGCGAACAGGAGAAGGACTCCAAGAAGAAGTGA
- a CDS encoding glycoside hydrolase family 13 protein, with the protein MSLPTAAATAPQQGWWRDAVIYQIYVRSFADANGDGEGDLRGVRQRLPELASLGVDAIWLTPFYVSPLADGGYDVADYRDVDPRFGTLADADALLASAHDLGLRVIVDIVPNHTSSSHPWFRAAVDAEPGSPERARYIFRPGTGPHGEHPPNNWRSIFGGPAWTRLRRSDGTPDEWYLHLFDSQQPDLDWSNPEVRQEFDDVLRFWLDRGVDGFRIDVAHGLVKDPALPDIAPDQQADLLDSETALPYFDQDGVHDIYRHWRSLVASYPGQRALVAEAWVNDARRVARYLRPDELHQAFNFEYLTAPWDATALRRVIDASLEANGEVGATTTWVLSNHDVTRHVTRFGGGTTGLRRARAAILLTLALPGSTYLYQGEELGLPEVTDLPDESRQDPTWHRSGGSQQGRDGCRVPIPWEGTSPPFGFSPDGARPWLPVPGEWAELSRAAQRDDPASTLSLYTSALHTRRRLPALGAGELTWTASPAGVLDFQRAPGFRCAVNLSAAPVELESRGDVVLSSAGITTGEGTVTLPPDTAVWLRS; encoded by the coding sequence ATGTCGTTACCAACCGCAGCAGCAACCGCACCGCAGCAGGGGTGGTGGCGCGACGCCGTCATCTACCAGATCTACGTCCGCAGCTTCGCCGATGCCAACGGTGACGGTGAGGGGGATCTTCGCGGCGTCCGTCAGCGCCTCCCCGAGCTCGCCTCCCTCGGCGTGGACGCCATCTGGCTGACCCCGTTCTACGTGTCCCCACTGGCCGACGGCGGCTACGACGTCGCCGACTACCGGGACGTGGACCCCCGCTTCGGCACCCTCGCCGACGCCGACGCCCTCCTGGCGTCAGCCCATGACCTCGGCCTTCGGGTCATCGTCGACATCGTCCCCAACCACACCTCCTCCTCCCACCCCTGGTTCCGGGCGGCGGTCGACGCCGAGCCGGGAAGCCCCGAGCGCGCCCGCTACATCTTCCGTCCCGGTACCGGCCCCCACGGTGAACATCCCCCGAACAACTGGCGCTCGATCTTCGGTGGCCCCGCCTGGACCCGGCTGCGGCGGTCCGACGGGACCCCTGACGAGTGGTACCTGCACCTGTTCGACTCCCAACAGCCCGACCTCGACTGGTCCAATCCCGAGGTCCGGCAGGAGTTCGACGATGTGCTGCGGTTCTGGCTGGACCGCGGTGTGGACGGTTTCCGGATCGACGTCGCCCACGGCCTGGTCAAGGACCCCGCCCTTCCCGACATCGCACCGGACCAGCAGGCCGACCTGCTCGACAGCGAGACCGCGCTCCCCTACTTCGACCAGGACGGTGTGCACGACATCTACCGGCACTGGCGCTCACTCGTCGCCTCCTACCCCGGACAGCGCGCCCTGGTGGCCGAGGCGTGGGTGAACGACGCCCGTCGGGTCGCCCGCTACCTCCGCCCGGACGAGCTCCACCAGGCGTTCAACTTCGAGTACCTGACCGCGCCGTGGGACGCGACGGCGCTGCGCCGTGTCATCGACGCCTCGTTGGAGGCCAACGGTGAGGTGGGCGCCACGACCACCTGGGTTCTCTCCAACCACGACGTGACCCGGCACGTCACCCGTTTCGGCGGTGGCACGACGGGACTGCGCCGGGCGCGGGCGGCGATCCTCCTGACGCTGGCCCTACCGGGATCGACCTATCTGTACCAGGGGGAGGAACTGGGGCTTCCCGAGGTCACCGACCTTCCCGACGAGAGCCGGCAGGACCCCACCTGGCACCGTTCCGGCGGTTCCCAGCAGGGTCGCGACGGGTGCCGCGTCCCGATCCCGTGGGAGGGGACGTCTCCCCCGTTCGGTTTCAGTCCGGACGGCGCGCGGCCGTGGCTTCCCGTACCCGGCGAGTGGGCGGAACTCAGCCGGGCAGCGCAGCGGGACGATCCCGCCTCGACGCTCTCGCTGTACACCAGCGCGCTGCACACGCGCCGCAGGCTCCCCGCGCTCGGTGCCGGTGAGCTGACCTGGACGGCGTCCCCGGCGGGAGTGTTGGATTTCCAGCGCGCGCCCGGTTTCCGGTGCGCCGTCAACCTCTCCGCAGCTCCGGTCGAGCTGGAATCCCGCGGGGACGTCGTGCTCTCCAGCGCCGGGATCACCACCGGGGAGGGAACGGTCACCCTTCCCCCGGACACCGCGGTCTGGCTGCGGAGCTAG
- a CDS encoding LacI family DNA-binding transcriptional regulator — translation MGPRLADLAQHAGVSEATVSRVLNDKPGVGMETRKAVLTALDMLGYERPARLRKRSAGLVGMVVPELENPVFPMFAQAAESALARHGYTPVLCTQTPGGVVEDEYVELLLERNVSGIIFVSGLHADTNADHDRYRRLAAQGLPIVLVNGYSDDVPAVFISCDDRQAGELAVNHLAALGHTRIGFTSGPERYVPVRRKLAGYHAAMERNGLSDTDMVELSLFGVEGGQAATARLLERGATAMVCGSDMMALGAIRAARQRGMSVPEDFSAVGYDDSQLVAFTDPPLTTVRQPVQSMALAAVSALCDGIDGHATNSARAEYLFDPELVVRGSTGAVPEEAA, via the coding sequence ATGGGTCCACGACTGGCCGATCTCGCACAGCACGCGGGTGTGAGCGAAGCGACGGTTTCCCGGGTGCTCAACGACAAGCCCGGTGTGGGGATGGAAACGCGCAAAGCCGTGTTGACCGCCCTGGACATGCTTGGCTACGAGCGCCCCGCACGGTTACGCAAACGTTCCGCCGGACTCGTCGGAATGGTCGTTCCCGAACTGGAGAACCCCGTCTTCCCGATGTTCGCCCAAGCCGCCGAGAGCGCGTTGGCACGGCACGGTTATACCCCCGTGCTCTGCACCCAGACCCCCGGCGGTGTCGTCGAGGACGAGTACGTCGAGCTGCTGCTGGAACGCAACGTATCCGGGATCATCTTCGTATCCGGGCTCCACGCCGACACGAACGCCGACCACGACCGCTATCGGAGACTGGCGGCGCAGGGACTGCCGATCGTCCTGGTCAACGGCTACAGCGACGATGTTCCGGCGGTGTTCATATCGTGCGACGACCGGCAGGCGGGAGAACTGGCGGTCAACCACCTCGCCGCACTGGGCCATACCCGCATCGGTTTCACAAGCGGCCCGGAGCGTTACGTACCGGTACGCCGCAAGCTCGCCGGATACCACGCGGCCATGGAACGCAACGGCCTGTCCGACACGGACATGGTGGAACTGTCCCTGTTCGGGGTAGAGGGCGGACAGGCGGCGACCGCCCGGCTACTGGAGCGGGGCGCCACCGCGATGGTGTGCGGATCCGACATGATGGCGCTGGGTGCGATCCGTGCCGCACGCCAGCGCGGGATGTCCGTTCCGGAGGACTTCTCGGCGGTTGGCTATGACGACTCCCAGCTCGTGGCGTTCACGGACCCGCCGCTGACCACTGTCCGCCAACCGGTGCAGTCGATGGCGCTGGCGGCCGTCAGCGCGCTGTGTGACGGGATCGACGGCCACGCCACCAACAGCGCCCGCGCGGAGTACCTCTTCGACCCGGAACTGGTGGTGCGCGGTTCCACCGGAGCGGTCCCGGAGGAGGCCGCCTAG
- a CDS encoding MOSC domain-containing protein — protein MAPPSVVRSVNVGRVAEAAWAGRLKRTAIDKTPVTGRVGVYEEGVAGDSQADLEHHGGRDQAVYAYPREGLDRWEERLGRRLGDGAFGENLTTAGLDVNAALIGERWRVGTVLLEATLPRTPCGVFQAWLAEAGWTKRFTEEGRTGVYLRVLEEGSLAAGDGVTVVHRPAHGITVMAAFRAYYERDLDLLRRVLRIPGRSPSWERTAAQLERQLSNG, from the coding sequence ATGGCTCCACCAAGCGTCGTGCGGTCGGTGAACGTTGGCCGGGTGGCCGAGGCGGCCTGGGCGGGACGGCTGAAACGCACCGCTATCGACAAGACCCCCGTGACAGGCCGCGTCGGTGTGTATGAGGAGGGAGTCGCGGGTGACTCCCAGGCCGACCTCGAGCACCACGGCGGACGGGACCAGGCGGTCTACGCCTATCCCCGCGAGGGGCTCGACCGGTGGGAGGAGCGGCTCGGTCGCAGGCTCGGGGACGGTGCCTTCGGAGAGAACCTCACCACAGCCGGCCTCGACGTCAACGCTGCTCTGATCGGTGAGCGGTGGCGCGTCGGCACCGTTCTGCTGGAGGCCACACTCCCTCGGACACCGTGCGGTGTCTTCCAGGCATGGCTGGCGGAAGCGGGATGGACCAAACGGTTCACCGAGGAGGGACGGACGGGTGTCTACCTGCGGGTGCTCGAGGAGGGGAGCCTCGCCGCCGGGGACGGGGTCACCGTGGTACACCGTCCCGCGCACGGGATAACCGTGATGGCGGCCTTCCGCGCCTACTACGAGCGCGACCTCGACCTGCTGCGCCGCGTGCTGCGGATCCCCGGCCGCTCGCCCTCCTGGGAACGCACGGCCGCCCAGCTGGAGAGACAGCTCTCGAACGGCTGA